In a single window of the Streptomyces sp. NBC_00353 genome:
- a CDS encoding N-acetyltransferase has translation MTLDLRHCTDSELPGIRHVLLDVYAEVYAGQLHVPFTSLERFDQRLTNHSRGTGWEAVIGYAGSEPVGYAYAAPLPEDARWWTHMTTPLPEGFTRETGSRTLALFELMVRKPWRDTGAAHAIHEELLSRRTEQRVTLLCEREHPRVKALYETWGYAHIGDQLPFPDSPLFAVMVRALRQDGP, from the coding sequence ATGACCCTCGATCTGCGGCACTGCACGGACAGCGAGCTGCCGGGCATCCGCCACGTCCTCCTGGACGTGTATGCGGAGGTGTACGCCGGTCAACTGCATGTGCCGTTCACCAGCCTTGAGCGTTTCGATCAACGACTGACGAATCACTCCAGAGGCACCGGCTGGGAAGCGGTGATCGGCTATGCCGGTTCCGAACCCGTCGGCTACGCCTACGCCGCACCCTTACCCGAGGACGCCCGCTGGTGGACACACATGACCACCCCCCTGCCCGAAGGTTTCACGAGAGAGACCGGGTCACGCACGCTCGCCCTGTTCGAGTTGATGGTGCGCAAGCCGTGGCGGGACACAGGCGCCGCGCACGCCATTCATGAGGAACTGCTCAGCCGCCGCACGGAGCAACGGGTCACGCTGCTGTGCGAGCGGGAACACCCCCGGGTCAAGGCGCTCTACGAGACGTGGGGATACGCCCACATAGGAGATCAGCTGCCGTTTCCCGACAGCCCTCTGTTCGCCGTCATGGTGCGCGCCCTCCGCCAGGACGGCCCTTAG